One stretch of Roseimicrobium sp. ORNL1 DNA includes these proteins:
- a CDS encoding SWIM zinc finger family protein, with the protein MLTTEQILALSPDDSSAKAAKGLLAPAKWPTLGYDETAIWGECQGSGSKPYQVSIDVSGPTFKCTCPSRKFPCKHGLALYLLLAQKQSAFTATAQPAWTSEWLSGRKDRAEKKAEKEAAKEAGIVAAPPDPVAAAKREAKRLDRMLTGAKDLERWLADLIKHGIGELPTKPSSFWRDAAARLVDAQASGLANGVKQMESLVNSGAGWPERLIAHMGRVQLLIDAMSRLEELPEPLRAEVRAAGGWPMEREEVLAEGERVTDVWMVCGQSFEENERLWERRVWLKGTKTVRHALLLDFSHGQRRYEQGFVNGTSFEATLAYFPANHLLRALLVDAPRMTQTTAGQAFAATSWDAALDEISDACARNPWLQRLPLGLAEAIPVYHEGQWTARDPAGREARMSISADDAWELAALSGGRAMTIFGEWNGEQWRPLTAWTKDSSQVAWTETVVTAS; encoded by the coding sequence ATTGTCACCGGACGATTCTTCGGCGAAAGCGGCGAAGGGATTGCTCGCTCCGGCGAAGTGGCCGACCCTTGGATACGATGAAACAGCCATCTGGGGGGAGTGCCAGGGCAGTGGGTCGAAGCCGTATCAGGTGAGTATTGACGTCAGCGGGCCGACTTTCAAATGCACCTGTCCGAGCCGCAAGTTCCCCTGCAAGCACGGTCTTGCTCTCTATCTGCTGCTTGCCCAGAAGCAGAGTGCCTTCACTGCCACGGCACAGCCGGCGTGGACCTCCGAGTGGTTGAGCGGGCGCAAGGATCGCGCGGAGAAGAAGGCGGAAAAAGAAGCGGCCAAGGAAGCTGGCATCGTTGCTGCACCGCCTGACCCTGTGGCTGCTGCGAAGCGCGAGGCGAAGCGCCTCGACCGCATGCTAACCGGCGCGAAGGACCTGGAGCGCTGGCTGGCGGACCTCATCAAGCATGGCATTGGGGAGTTACCCACGAAGCCATCTTCCTTCTGGCGCGATGCGGCGGCACGGTTGGTGGATGCCCAGGCGTCCGGCCTCGCGAATGGCGTGAAGCAAATGGAATCTCTCGTGAACAGCGGCGCGGGGTGGCCGGAGCGGCTGATAGCACATATGGGACGTGTGCAATTGCTCATCGATGCGATGTCGCGCCTGGAGGAACTGCCGGAGCCGCTACGCGCGGAAGTGCGAGCCGCGGGTGGCTGGCCGATGGAGCGCGAAGAGGTGCTCGCGGAGGGCGAACGCGTCACGGATGTCTGGATGGTTTGCGGCCAGAGTTTTGAAGAGAACGAGCGTCTTTGGGAACGCCGCGTGTGGCTGAAGGGCACGAAGACCGTACGTCACGCCCTATTGTTGGATTTCTCCCACGGACAGCGCCGTTATGAGCAGGGCTTTGTGAATGGCACCTCCTTTGAGGCGACACTGGCCTATTTCCCGGCAAATCATCTCCTACGTGCTCTCCTGGTGGACGCACCTCGCATGACGCAGACAACGGCGGGGCAAGCGTTCGCCGCGACTTCGTGGGACGCGGCGCTCGATGAAATCTCCGACGCCTGCGCGCGCAACCCCTGGCTGCAACGTCTGCCGCTCGGACTCGCAGAAGCCATCCCGGTCTATCATGAAGGGCAGTGGACCGCTCGTGATCCTGCAGGCCGTGAAGCACGCATGAGCATTTCTGCGGATGACGCATGGGAACTCGCCGCGCTCAGCGGTGGCAGGGCGATGACCATCTTTGGCGAATGGAATGGGGAGCAGTGGCGGCCTCTCACCGCGTGGACAAAGGATTCGTCCCAGGTCGCGTGGACGGAAACCGTGGTGACAGCATCATGA
- a CDS encoding DUF5691 domain-containing protein, whose amino-acid sequence MSTNPLHLLSSAALIGTDRRAPEWPAFEGELGALVQQVSAEAANGQTFLRVAGVLGACHLAGRNQPVSSREAPAMCPEESLRAMHDAPVVQAITGILTDGPMRLQAEAFQVLAKHGYGLPHRLLPKALDAGRRSIVLRESLLPVLGQRGAWLAAQQADWGYAAGANSDNLAEESWEHGSLDQRKLFLRRLRPVDAARVRTLVQLALPVEGARERAALLEELRPGLSLEDEVVIEPALKDKSKEVRETASRLLGAMPQSRFTLRMAARLDACLKSEKKFLRGEVITLDPPTSHDLEWKNDLISETPPQGSGVGQRAWWLMQITSRAPLGWWVERLGKDPAELIAWAKGTEWKDALIRGWAEAQSLQMLPEWSQAMLEAELYEGTALNPFDLLLSLPVAERERLYVPLLTSHLKAQHSVMSGPLEKLLQTIPPGGTIASTEVGRGLLRAVRERIHGGAAQYEWQLRVPLVELVCVLPPALLDEAVADWDLQRPEVMPFAEAVARLSVVADQRKLLHALRP is encoded by the coding sequence ATGAGTACGAACCCGCTGCATCTCCTTTCCTCCGCCGCGCTCATCGGCACGGATCGTCGTGCGCCGGAGTGGCCTGCCTTCGAGGGCGAACTCGGGGCGCTGGTGCAGCAGGTGTCTGCTGAGGCTGCGAATGGACAGACCTTCCTGCGCGTCGCGGGAGTGCTTGGCGCGTGTCATCTCGCGGGAAGGAATCAACCCGTGTCTTCACGCGAAGCACCTGCCATGTGTCCCGAGGAATCGCTGAGGGCGATGCACGATGCTCCCGTGGTGCAGGCGATCACGGGCATCCTCACGGATGGACCCATGCGTCTGCAGGCAGAGGCGTTTCAAGTGCTCGCGAAGCATGGCTATGGCCTGCCACATCGCCTTCTGCCGAAGGCGCTGGATGCAGGACGTCGCAGTATTGTCCTTCGTGAAAGCCTGCTGCCGGTACTGGGACAGCGTGGTGCCTGGCTGGCGGCACAGCAGGCGGATTGGGGCTATGCTGCGGGAGCCAACTCGGACAATCTCGCGGAAGAATCGTGGGAACACGGCAGCCTGGATCAGCGGAAGCTGTTTCTCCGGAGGCTGCGCCCCGTGGACGCGGCGCGTGTGCGCACCCTGGTGCAGCTCGCCCTGCCGGTGGAGGGAGCGCGTGAGCGAGCCGCTCTCCTGGAGGAGTTGCGCCCCGGGCTCTCGCTGGAGGATGAGGTGGTCATCGAGCCTGCGCTGAAGGACAAGAGCAAGGAGGTGCGCGAAACGGCTTCCCGTCTGCTCGGCGCGATGCCGCAGTCGCGTTTCACGCTGCGCATGGCCGCGCGGCTGGATGCGTGTTTGAAGAGTGAGAAGAAGTTCCTGCGTGGGGAGGTCATCACCTTGGATCCACCTACCTCCCATGATCTGGAGTGGAAGAATGATCTCATCAGCGAGACGCCGCCCCAAGGCTCAGGCGTCGGCCAGCGCGCATGGTGGCTCATGCAAATCACTTCTCGCGCGCCGCTCGGCTGGTGGGTCGAGCGCCTGGGGAAAGATCCCGCGGAACTGATCGCATGGGCGAAAGGGACCGAGTGGAAGGATGCTTTGATTCGCGGCTGGGCGGAAGCGCAGTCCCTGCAGATGCTGCCCGAGTGGTCCCAAGCCATGCTGGAGGCGGAACTCTACGAAGGCACGGCCCTGAACCCCTTCGACCTGCTGCTTTCCCTTCCGGTGGCAGAGCGCGAGCGGCTGTACGTTCCGCTGCTCACTTCCCATCTCAAGGCGCAGCACTCCGTGATGAGTGGCCCGTTGGAAAAACTGCTGCAGACCATTCCTCCCGGCGGGACCATCGCCTCCACAGAGGTGGGACGCGGGCTTCTACGTGCCGTGCGTGAGCGCATCCACGGCGGCGCAGCGCAGTATGAGTGGCAGCTTCGCGTGCCGCTGGTGGAGCTGGTCTGTGTGTTGCCACCTGCACTGCTCGATGAAGCCGTGGCGGACTGGGACCTGCAACGCCCCGAGGTCATGCCTTTCGCCGAGGCCGTCGCCCGGCTCAGTGTGGTCGCAGATCAACGTAAACTACTGCACGCACTGCGGCCATGA